One window of the Paenibacillus beijingensis genome contains the following:
- the glgB gene encoding 1,4-alpha-glucan branching protein GlgB, which yields MVTETPSGLSMRDLYLFNQGDLHHSYRTLGAHIRREGKRKGVRFAVWAPNAAEVRVAGDFNGWQGSSHVMEAAGSTGVWELFIPGIGEGTLYKYEMITRDGHKLLKADPYAFASELRPGRASVVTDLSGYKWKDEAWEEAKRSNPPYRQPMLIYEVHLGSWKLKGKELFYTYDELSTDLVDYVHKLGYTHIELLPLGEHPFDKSWGYQMTGYFSPTSRYGSPKGLMRFVDRCHKRGIGVIMDWVPGHFCKDDHGLRLFDGTPLYEGSDPKRAEKPLWGTNAFDFGRTEVQSFLISNALYWMDVYHIDGIRVDAVASMTDLRFDKPPELQTTNRYGGHENLEAVAFLKKLNETIFHYYPHALMIAEDSSAWPGVTSPTYMGGLGFNFKWNMGWMNDMLRYMEMDPSERPNYHNLITFSIMYAYSENFVLPLSHDEVVHGKRSLLNKMPGEYSEKFAQLRLFYAFWISHPGKKLLFMGGEFGQFDEWKDTEPLDWMVLGYESHSFMKEYTKKLNSLYLKQSSLWADDFRPEGFQWIDVNNWQQSIISFIRRDTDTGRFTVMIGNFSKTDYPEYRVGVPEKGKYKLLLNSDDAKYGGGSSTIPTGYSSKPVPMHGFDHSITLHLPPLSFLILAFEPRGKQ from the coding sequence ATGGTAACGGAGACGCCCAGTGGCCTGTCCATGCGCGATCTGTATTTGTTTAATCAAGGGGATCTGCACCACAGCTACCGCACGCTCGGAGCTCATATCCGGCGTGAAGGCAAGCGGAAAGGAGTCCGCTTTGCCGTGTGGGCGCCAAATGCCGCCGAAGTCCGGGTAGCCGGCGATTTCAACGGCTGGCAGGGCTCTTCCCATGTGATGGAAGCGGCAGGCAGTACGGGAGTGTGGGAATTGTTCATCCCCGGCATTGGAGAAGGAACGCTATACAAGTACGAAATGATAACCCGGGACGGCCACAAGCTGCTTAAAGCCGACCCATATGCGTTTGCATCCGAGCTGAGGCCCGGCAGGGCTTCCGTCGTGACGGACCTCTCCGGGTACAAATGGAAGGACGAAGCTTGGGAAGAAGCCAAAAGAAGCAATCCGCCTTACCGGCAGCCGATGCTCATCTATGAAGTGCATTTGGGATCCTGGAAGCTGAAAGGCAAGGAACTATTTTACACTTATGACGAGCTGTCGACCGATCTGGTCGATTATGTTCATAAGCTGGGCTACACGCATATCGAGCTGCTCCCGCTCGGCGAACACCCCTTCGACAAGTCCTGGGGCTACCAAATGACCGGTTACTTCTCTCCGACGAGCCGTTACGGCAGTCCGAAAGGGCTGATGCGTTTCGTCGACCGCTGCCACAAACGGGGGATCGGCGTCATTATGGATTGGGTGCCCGGCCATTTCTGCAAGGACGACCACGGCCTGAGGCTGTTCGACGGGACGCCCTTGTACGAAGGATCGGATCCGAAGCGGGCGGAAAAGCCGCTGTGGGGGACAAACGCCTTTGACTTCGGACGTACGGAAGTGCAGAGCTTTCTCATCTCCAACGCGCTGTACTGGATGGATGTCTACCATATCGACGGGATTCGCGTGGACGCGGTTGCGAGCATGACCGATCTTAGATTCGACAAACCGCCGGAGCTCCAGACGACCAATAGGTACGGTGGCCATGAGAATCTCGAAGCGGTAGCCTTTTTGAAAAAGCTGAACGAAACGATCTTTCATTATTATCCTCATGCGCTCATGATTGCGGAAGATTCATCCGCATGGCCGGGTGTCACCTCACCGACATACATGGGCGGTCTGGGGTTCAATTTCAAGTGGAACATGGGCTGGATGAACGACATGCTCCGTTACATGGAGATGGACCCGTCCGAGCGTCCAAACTATCATAACCTCATCACGTTTTCGATCATGTACGCTTACTCCGAAAATTTCGTGCTTCCGCTGTCTCATGACGAGGTGGTGCACGGGAAACGTTCCTTATTAAATAAAATGCCTGGCGAGTACTCTGAAAAATTTGCGCAGCTGCGTCTGTTTTACGCTTTCTGGATCAGTCATCCCGGAAAGAAGCTGCTCTTTATGGGCGGCGAGTTCGGTCAATTCGACGAGTGGAAAGATACCGAGCCTCTCGATTGGATGGTGCTCGGGTATGAATCTCACTCCTTCATGAAGGAATATACAAAAAAGCTGAACAGCTTATACCTCAAGCAATCTTCTCTGTGGGCAGACGATTTCCGGCCGGAAGGATTTCAGTGGATCGATGTCAACAACTGGCAGCAGTCCATAATATCTTTCATCCGCAGGGATACCGACACGGGCCGGTTCACCGTGATGATCGGCAATTTTTCGAAGACCGATTATCCGGAATACCGAGTGGGAGTTCCTGAGAAAGGCAAATACAAGCTGCTTCTGAACAGCGACGATGCAAAGTATGGCGGCGGCAGTTCAACAATTCCAACGGGTTACTCCAGCAAGCCGGTTCCGATGCACGGCTTCGATCACAGCATTACGCTGCACTTACCCCCGCTATCGTTTCTGATTCTGGCTTTCGAGCCGCGGGGCAAACAATAA
- a CDS encoding glycoside hydrolase family 15 protein, giving the protein MARHLVIGNGKMLLNLDSNCYIRDIFYPYVGQLNHVGGQYCRVGLWAGGAFSWLDDPAWEFSLDYIEDSLVTNVIARHEGLGVELQMNDGIHQRECIYIKRVVIRNQSPETKEYRLFFNQDLMIDGTEVGDTAAYYPDNHTLFHYKRSSYFMFNGFSDEGGMMQYSTGIKRFHSAEGTWRDAEDGVLMGNAIAQGSVDSTMSFRTIIPAGGQKTIYYWMSIGQSLEEVKELNQYVQDNHPEKLLSRIVIYWNHWLGRAETNLGNLPESVARMFKISLLMVRTQIDERGAIIAANDTDILQYNRDHYSYMWPRDGALVADAMSLAGYQSVIAPFFTFCSKALTPDGYLNHKFNPDGTVGSSWHPYIVQGSRRLPIQEDETALVLFALWRDYTRHQVIELPQSLYSNLIRKAASFLSQYMEHSLSLPKPSYDLWEERYGIWTYTAASVYGGMMAAAFFTELFGDYERSDHYRNTAESIKEGILTHLWNDEEGRFARGLIQKDGRWVKDMTLESSLFAVLEFGVLPADDDRVVRTMNAIKEGLAVRTNVGGIARYTNDYYFQQSGEIDKVPGNPWIICTLWIANFEIDCARKLSDLEGARRTLEWVVSHALPSGVLPEQLNPYDGSPLSVAPLTWSHATFVQSVCKYAHKYAELTASP; this is encoded by the coding sequence ATGGCCCGTCACCTCGTAATCGGAAATGGTAAAATGCTGCTCAACTTGGATTCGAACTGTTATATCCGGGATATCTTTTATCCTTATGTCGGTCAGCTTAATCATGTGGGAGGCCAGTATTGCCGCGTTGGTCTGTGGGCCGGCGGGGCTTTCTCCTGGCTGGATGACCCCGCTTGGGAATTCAGCCTCGATTATATTGAAGATTCGCTTGTGACCAATGTAATAGCCCGCCATGAAGGACTGGGCGTCGAGCTGCAAATGAATGACGGCATTCACCAGCGGGAATGCATCTATATTAAACGGGTTGTCATCCGCAACCAATCGCCGGAAACGAAAGAATACCGCCTTTTTTTCAATCAGGATTTGATGATCGACGGTACCGAGGTCGGCGACACGGCCGCTTACTACCCCGATAACCACACGCTGTTTCACTATAAGCGCTCCTCGTATTTCATGTTTAACGGATTCTCCGACGAAGGCGGAATGATGCAGTACTCCACCGGCATTAAACGGTTTCATTCCGCGGAAGGGACATGGCGCGACGCCGAGGACGGCGTGCTGATGGGCAATGCCATCGCCCAAGGTTCGGTAGATTCCACGATGAGCTTCCGCACGATCATTCCGGCCGGAGGCCAGAAGACGATCTATTACTGGATGTCGATCGGCCAAAGCTTGGAAGAAGTGAAGGAACTGAACCAGTATGTGCAGGACAATCATCCCGAAAAGCTGCTCAGCCGGATCGTCATTTATTGGAATCATTGGCTGGGCCGGGCGGAGACGAACCTCGGCAACTTGCCCGAAAGCGTCGCGCGCATGTTCAAGATCAGCCTGCTGATGGTCCGGACGCAAATCGACGAGCGCGGCGCCATTATCGCCGCCAACGATACGGACATTCTCCAGTATAATCGCGATCACTACAGTTACATGTGGCCGCGCGACGGGGCGCTGGTGGCCGATGCGATGTCGCTGGCCGGCTACCAGAGCGTCATTGCCCCATTTTTCACCTTCTGTTCCAAGGCACTGACTCCGGACGGTTATTTAAACCATAAGTTCAACCCCGACGGAACGGTCGGTTCGAGCTGGCATCCTTATATTGTGCAAGGAAGCCGGAGGCTGCCGATTCAGGAAGACGAGACGGCGCTTGTCCTGTTCGCGCTCTGGCGCGACTATACCCGTCATCAGGTGATCGAGCTTCCGCAGTCGCTGTACAGCAATTTGATCCGCAAGGCGGCATCGTTTTTGAGCCAATATATGGAGCATTCGCTCTCGTTGCCGAAGCCGAGCTACGACTTGTGGGAAGAGCGGTACGGCATTTGGACGTACACGGCCGCTTCCGTATACGGCGGCATGATGGCAGCCGCTTTCTTCACGGAGCTGTTCGGCGATTACGAACGAAGCGATCATTACCGCAATACGGCGGAATCGATTAAGGAAGGGATTCTGACCCATCTTTGGAATGATGAAGAGGGGCGTTTCGCCCGCGGGCTGATCCAAAAGGACGGCCGCTGGGTGAAAGATATGACGCTGGAGAGCAGCTTGTTCGCCGTGCTGGAATTCGGCGTGCTGCCTGCCGACGACGACCGGGTTGTCCGTACGATGAATGCGATTAAGGAGGGGCTCGCGGTCCGGACGAATGTCGGAGGCATCGCCCGCTATACGAATGACTACTACTTCCAGCAATCCGGGGAGATTGACAAGGTGCCGGGCAACCCTTGGATCATATGCACGCTCTGGATTGCCAATTTCGAAATCGATTGCGCGCGCAAACTGTCGGATCTGGAAGGGGCGCGCCGCACGCTGGAATGGGTCGTTTCCCACGCTCTGCCGAGCGGCGTGCTGCCGGAGCAGCTCAACCCGTACGACGGCAGCCCGCTCTCCGTGGCGCCGCTCACCTGGTCGCACGCGACGTTTGTGCAAAGCGTATGCAAGTATGCCCACAAGTATGCGGAGCTGACCGCCAGCCCTTGA
- a CDS encoding GNAT family N-acetyltransferase has protein sequence MKRLLETARLLLCSADHTDAPVILDFVKRNAADLEQWEIKRTPQYYTEPMQAELLARDERESTEGRLFKVWLVQKSDKERIIGSVALSNIVRGAFQSCHLGYKMDSGLRNRGFMTEAIRAVVRHAFADMRLHRIEANIMPRNEASLQVVRKLGFQDEGLARRYLNINGKWEDHIHMVLLNDRIE, from the coding sequence ATGAAAAGACTGCTGGAAACAGCAAGACTGCTGCTGTGCTCGGCTGATCATACGGACGCCCCGGTTATACTTGATTTTGTGAAGCGAAACGCGGCTGATCTGGAGCAATGGGAAATTAAACGCACTCCGCAGTACTATACGGAACCGATGCAGGCGGAGCTGCTTGCGCGTGACGAACGGGAGTCGACGGAAGGGCGCCTGTTCAAGGTGTGGCTTGTCCAGAAGAGCGACAAGGAGCGGATTATCGGCTCGGTAGCGCTGAGCAATATTGTGCGGGGAGCGTTTCAATCGTGCCACTTGGGATACAAAATGGACAGCGGGTTGCGGAACAGAGGCTTTATGACCGAAGCGATCCGGGCGGTTGTCCGCCACGCGTTCGCAGACATGCGGCTGCACCGGATTGAAGCGAACATAATGCCGCGCAATGAAGCTTCCTTGCAGGTGGTCCGCAAGCTGGGATTTCAAGACGAAGGGCTGGCGCGCCGCTACTTGAACATTAACGGCAAATGGGAAGATCATATTCATATGGTGCTGCTTAACGATCGGATCGAATAA
- the glgA gene encoding glycogen synthase GlgA: MNILFATSEAVPLAKTGGLADVAGALPKALCGRGADTRIIMPKYEDIPWDFLERFETVDVFSVQLGWRIQYCGLLKGVVDGVVYYLIDNEYYFRRHGLYGYEDDPERFVFFCSAVMESIRRLDFRPDIIHCHDWQTGLIPFLLRRRYAFDPAFAGTYSVFTIHNLRYQGIFGKEKMMDLIGMGPEIFDDYGLGHNDAANCMKGGLQFADKLTTVSETYANEIQHPFYGEGLDGLLRWRAGDLSGIVNGIDTDLFDPMNDPAIDTPYRNSLPRKRRNKLALQRELGLPESEEIPVIGIVSRMVEQKGFDLIEGVFGELLDEPVQFAVLGSGDWRYEEMFRYAAEHRKDKIAVRLGYDDGLARRIYAGSDMYLMPSLFEPCGLSQLLALRYRTVPIVRETGGLVDTVRPYNEYTGEGSGFSFSSYNAHEMLYTIQRALRLYKDENAWKSIVLNGTKDDYSWSRSAKAYLAIYEQLASKRKEQESWPVTS, from the coding sequence ATGAATATCTTATTTGCCACATCCGAAGCGGTGCCGCTCGCCAAGACGGGCGGCCTGGCCGATGTCGCGGGCGCCTTGCCTAAGGCGCTCTGCGGCCGCGGCGCCGATACAAGAATCATCATGCCCAAATACGAGGATATCCCGTGGGACTTCCTCGAACGGTTTGAGACGGTGGACGTCTTCTCCGTCCAATTGGGCTGGAGGATACAGTATTGCGGCCTGCTCAAAGGCGTCGTCGACGGCGTTGTTTATTACCTGATCGATAACGAATATTATTTCCGCCGGCACGGCTTGTACGGTTACGAGGACGATCCGGAGCGGTTTGTGTTTTTTTGCTCCGCGGTCATGGAGAGTATCCGCCGCCTCGACTTCCGTCCCGATATCATCCACTGCCACGATTGGCAGACGGGTCTTATCCCTTTCCTGCTTAGAAGGCGCTATGCCTTCGACCCGGCTTTCGCCGGCACGTACAGCGTATTTACGATTCACAATTTGAGATACCAGGGCATATTCGGCAAAGAGAAAATGATGGATCTGATCGGCATGGGACCGGAAATTTTCGACGATTACGGTCTCGGACATAACGATGCGGCCAACTGCATGAAGGGAGGCCTGCAGTTTGCGGACAAGCTGACGACGGTCAGCGAGACATACGCCAACGAAATCCAACATCCGTTCTACGGGGAAGGCTTGGACGGGCTGCTGCGCTGGCGGGCGGGCGATCTGTCGGGCATCGTCAACGGGATCGATACGGATTTGTTCGATCCGATGAACGACCCGGCGATCGACACGCCGTACCGCAATTCGCTCCCGCGCAAACGCCGCAACAAGCTGGCGCTGCAGCGAGAGCTCGGGCTGCCGGAATCGGAAGAAATCCCTGTCATCGGGATCGTATCGCGCATGGTGGAGCAGAAAGGGTTCGATTTGATCGAGGGCGTGTTCGGAGAATTGCTGGACGAACCGGTGCAGTTCGCCGTTCTCGGCTCGGGAGACTGGCGCTATGAGGAGATGTTCCGCTATGCGGCAGAACACCGGAAGGATAAAATCGCCGTCCGGCTCGGTTACGACGACGGCTTGGCCAGACGGATTTATGCAGGCTCCGACATGTATCTGATGCCCTCGCTGTTTGAGCCCTGCGGACTGAGCCAGCTGCTTGCGCTGCGTTACCGTACCGTTCCGATTGTGCGCGAGACGGGCGGACTAGTCGACACGGTCCGGCCATATAATGAATATACTGGAGAAGGCAGCGGTTTCAGTTTCTCAAGTTACAATGCCCACGAAATGCTGTATACGATACAAAGGGCGCTTCGACTGTACAAGGACGAGAACGCATGGAAGAGCATTGTCCTCAATGGAACCAAGGATGATTACAGCTGGAGCCGTTCTGCAAAGGCCTATCTCGCGATTTATGAACAACTCGCTTCGAAGCGAAAGGAGCAGGAATCATGGCCCGTCACCTCGTAA
- the gerPC gene encoding spore germination protein GerPC, whose amino-acid sequence MMDHPFPDWHKKMDPAQNGAFSGYPGTFQRIVPESGFVPGSSIGSGSFPGISPLTVPGSVPGSFPGFAAAHGLSVQKYGPGASQPSLQADGSCINPGQPLLQQMQMTLEAQQTQLVQLQQQVDRLSRRLQEVEEKPSCTIEKLEYHFDQLKVEKLDGTLNIGMTPPGSGQLEELGQLSIPNHVQGGTGVFPSPSGPVSVSSPAAGPQTFTPQQMQSPHLLQQAMAQADNYMDQRASGVMEQMEAEFGLKLDTHHRQMVLVDIRKQLPARIQHYLQHYRNEEKGRRQDEKTDPQQIMIDQVTDCTLRDAEAAIRQYLKRIASERSGAVNGGSSQ is encoded by the coding sequence ATGATGGATCATCCGTTTCCGGACTGGCACAAAAAAATGGATCCGGCGCAAAACGGAGCGTTTTCCGGCTATCCCGGGACTTTTCAGAGGATTGTTCCAGAGAGCGGCTTCGTTCCAGGTTCGTCAATTGGATCCGGATCTTTTCCGGGAATCAGTCCCCTAACTGTACCTGGGTCTGTTCCCGGTTCTTTTCCGGGTTTTGCGGCGGCTCATGGGCTGTCGGTTCAAAAGTATGGACCGGGCGCTTCCCAACCGTCCTTGCAGGCGGACGGCAGCTGCATTAACCCCGGCCAACCGCTGCTGCAGCAAATGCAGATGACGCTGGAGGCGCAGCAAACGCAGCTCGTGCAGCTTCAGCAGCAGGTGGACCGGCTTTCGCGCCGCCTGCAGGAAGTTGAAGAGAAGCCCTCTTGTACGATTGAAAAACTGGAGTATCATTTTGACCAGTTGAAGGTAGAAAAACTGGACGGTACGCTGAATATCGGAATGACGCCGCCCGGCTCCGGCCAGCTGGAAGAGCTCGGACAGCTTTCCATTCCGAATCATGTACAAGGCGGAACCGGCGTATTTCCGTCCCCTTCCGGACCTGTGTCCGTTTCTTCCCCTGCCGCGGGTCCGCAAACCTTTACGCCGCAGCAGATGCAGTCGCCCCATCTCCTGCAGCAGGCGATGGCTCAGGCCGATAATTATATGGATCAGCGCGCATCCGGCGTAATGGAACAAATGGAGGCTGAATTCGGACTAAAGCTTGACACGCATCACCGGCAGATGGTGCTGGTCGACATCCGCAAACAGCTTCCGGCGCGCATCCAGCATTATTTGCAGCACTACCGCAATGAGGAGAAGGGGAGACGTCAAGATGAGAAGACGGATCCCCAGCAGATCATGATCGATCAGGTGACGGACTGTACGTTGCGCGATGCGGAAGCAGCCATCCGGCAGTATTTGAAACGAATCGCATCAGAGCGAAGCGGCGCCGTTAATGGAGGATCCAGCCAATGA
- a CDS encoding spore germination protein GerPE yields the protein MTAHDDNIRTAEIGSIDIILVSLSGVVLIGDTTDINAKLRALAVQRQMDHTAGGTVEFESFGLFSLPQPALRPIGERGVKVNTVNECPRICVGSIKTMSVGASSVLLAGNTVNFTGDARIKHFRQFSGPLPYSLTAYVPSSSTTDD from the coding sequence GTGACTGCCCACGACGATAATATCCGTACCGCAGAAATCGGTTCGATCGACATCATTCTCGTTTCGCTCTCAGGGGTCGTTCTGATCGGAGATACAACCGACATTAACGCCAAGCTGAGAGCGCTCGCCGTCCAGCGCCAGATGGATCATACGGCGGGCGGCACCGTCGAGTTTGAAAGCTTCGGTCTGTTTTCGCTCCCCCAGCCCGCTCTGCGGCCAATCGGCGAACGAGGAGTTAAGGTAAACACCGTAAACGAATGCCCCCGCATTTGTGTAGGGTCCATAAAGACGATGTCGGTTGGCGCCTCTTCCGTATTGCTTGCGGGCAACACCGTAAACTTTACCGGCGACGCGCGGATCAAACATTTCCGTCAATTTTCCGGGCCGCTGCCTTATTCCTTAACGGCTTACGTACCAAGCTCCTCTACTACCGATGATTGA
- a CDS encoding glucose-1-phosphate adenylyltransferase, translating to MGHKEMIAMLLAGGEGKRLGVLTKDMAKPAVHFGGKYRIIDFTLSNCAHSGIDTVGVLTQYQPLVLNRYLGIGSPWGLDRSNGGMAILPPYVKQMGGDWYKGTANAIYQNMGFIDRYEPDYVLIISGDHIYKMDYQHMLEHHKARGADVTIAGLQVDLKDASRFGVMHIGEDDSIVDFEEKPKNPVSNIVSMGVYIFSWKVLQKYLIHDEADELSGHDFGKDIIPAMLADGIRLHMYPFHGYWKDVGTIESLWEANMDLLGQEPKLDLSDRNWRIFTVNANRPGHYISAEAAVSGSIISEGCVIEGEVDRSVLFNGVETGPDSIVNQSVIMPGVQIGAGAKIYRAIVGEGAVIEAGVTIGDPDEEAITVVASDELVTNGQSQLEVEQP from the coding sequence ATGGGACATAAGGAAATGATCGCCATGCTGCTCGCTGGAGGGGAAGGGAAAAGGCTCGGCGTTCTGACCAAGGATATGGCCAAACCGGCCGTACATTTCGGCGGGAAATACCGGATTATCGATTTCACTCTCAGCAATTGCGCCCATTCGGGTATTGACACGGTCGGCGTGCTCACCCAGTACCAACCGCTCGTCCTGAACCGTTATCTGGGTATCGGAAGCCCATGGGGACTGGACCGCAGCAACGGCGGAATGGCAATTCTGCCGCCTTATGTCAAGCAGATGGGGGGCGACTGGTACAAAGGTACGGCCAACGCCATCTATCAAAACATGGGTTTTATCGACCGGTACGAACCGGATTACGTGCTGATCATTTCCGGCGACCACATCTATAAGATGGACTATCAGCATATGCTGGAGCATCATAAGGCGCGCGGCGCGGATGTGACGATCGCCGGACTTCAAGTGGATCTGAAAGACGCGAGCCGCTTCGGCGTCATGCATATCGGCGAAGACGACTCGATCGTCGACTTTGAGGAAAAGCCGAAAAATCCCGTCAGCAACATCGTATCCATGGGCGTTTATATTTTTTCGTGGAAGGTGCTGCAGAAGTATTTGATTCACGACGAAGCCGACGAGCTGTCCGGTCACGATTTCGGAAAGGATATCATTCCGGCCATGCTTGCAGACGGCATACGTCTCCATATGTATCCGTTCCATGGTTATTGGAAAGACGTCGGCACGATTGAAAGCTTATGGGAAGCGAACATGGATCTGCTCGGCCAGGAGCCGAAGCTCGACTTGTCCGACCGGAACTGGCGCATCTTCACGGTGAACGCCAACCGCCCGGGTCATTACATTTCAGCGGAAGCGGCCGTTTCAGGTTCGATTATTTCCGAAGGATGCGTAATCGAAGGGGAAGTCGACCGCTCTGTTTTGTTCAACGGCGTAGAGACGGGACCGGATAGCATCGTAAACCAGTCGGTCATTATGCCGGGTGTGCAAATAGGAGCCGGAGCGAAAATTTACCGCGCCATAGTCGGCGAAGGAGCCGTAATCGAGGCCGGAGTTACGATCGGCGACCCGGACGAAGAGGCGATTACAGTCGTAGCCAGCGATGAATTAGTGACAAACGGACAATCCCAGCTGGAGGTTGAACAGCCATGA
- the glgD gene encoding glucose-1-phosphate adenylyltransferase subunit GlgD gives MIKKAMGVINLIQEADELGSLTEGRCPATVPFGARYRLIDFILSSMVSSGISKVAVFAHTKYRSLMDHLGAGRPWDLHTRQSGLFILPPVTDSVSELSRGDLYHFFQHRDYFQRSPLEYVVISRSHIVCNIDLGPVIEEHERSGADITVVYKRQSDILGGMARTLQLDGSGRVIAMQEPYGRMESDLVSMEIYVMKKNLLMDLVESSLSRGQDHLVRHAILSRIGELHIHGYEYKGYLGVVNTVNAYYRNSMQLLRPEVWKELFFQPSAIYTKIKDEPPTRYLDGAKTGNSLIANGCIIEGTVINSVLFRGVHVGKGAVIRNSIVMQNGQIGAGSSLDRVILDKDARVEEGRDIRGADEQPFMAGKRIVI, from the coding sequence ATGATCAAAAAGGCGATGGGCGTTATAAATCTGATTCAGGAAGCCGACGAGCTGGGAAGTCTTACGGAGGGACGCTGCCCCGCCACCGTGCCGTTCGGGGCGCGGTACCGGCTGATTGATTTTATTTTATCCAGCATGGTCAGCTCCGGGATATCGAAGGTGGCGGTGTTCGCACATACAAAATACCGCTCGCTGATGGATCATCTTGGCGCCGGCCGGCCTTGGGATCTGCATACCCGCCAAAGCGGTCTGTTTATTTTGCCGCCGGTCACCGATTCGGTCAGTGAACTGAGCCGCGGCGATTTATATCATTTCTTTCAGCACCGGGATTACTTTCAGCGCAGCCCGCTTGAATATGTCGTCATCTCCCGCAGCCATATCGTGTGCAACATCGACCTTGGTCCGGTTATTGAAGAGCATGAACGAAGCGGTGCGGATATCACCGTCGTGTACAAACGTCAAAGCGATATTCTCGGCGGTATGGCCCGCACTTTGCAGCTGGACGGAAGCGGCAGAGTGATCGCGATGCAGGAGCCTTACGGCCGAATGGAAAGTGACCTCGTTTCGATGGAAATTTACGTCATGAAGAAAAATTTATTGATGGATCTGGTGGAATCGTCGCTCTCGCGGGGACAGGATCATCTTGTTCGTCACGCGATCCTCTCAAGAATCGGCGAGCTCCATATACACGGGTACGAGTATAAAGGTTACCTCGGTGTGGTAAATACTGTAAATGCATATTATCGAAACAGCATGCAGCTGCTGCGGCCGGAAGTGTGGAAAGAGCTGTTTTTTCAACCGTCCGCCATTTACACCAAAATTAAAGACGAGCCGCCGACCCGTTACCTTGATGGGGCCAAAACCGGAAACTCTCTGATTGCAAACGGCTGCATTATCGAAGGAACGGTGATCAACAGCGTGCTGTTCCGAGGGGTGCACGTCGGAAAAGGAGCGGTGATCCGTAACAGCATCGTGATGCAGAACGGGCAAATCGGAGCGGGAAGCAGCCTGGATCGTGTGATTTTGGACAAAGACGCCCGGGTCGAAGAGGGACGGGACATACGGGGAGCCGATGAACAGCCCTTTATGGCCGGCAAACGCATCGTGATCTGA